In a genomic window of Bosea sp. F3-2:
- the arsH gene encoding arsenical resistance protein ArsH — protein sequence MPLRELTDLSSLPALKPEFVMRRPAEGLPDPFGHPPRILLLYGSLRERSFSRLAVEEAARLLTLFGAETRIFDPSDLPLPDQVKGDDHAAVRELREHALWSEGQVWCSPERHGQITGVMKAQIDHLPLEMGGMRPTQGRTLAVMQVSGGSQSFNAVNTLRLLGRWMRMVTIPNQSSVAMAYKEFDEAGRMKPSSYYDRIVDVMEELVRFTVLLRPHAEMLVDRYSERKQKQIVIDPTTDMSAIAIAHQRRRSA from the coding sequence ATGCCATTGCGTGAGCTGACCGATCTTTCCTCGCTTCCAGCCCTCAAGCCCGAGTTCGTGATGAGGCGGCCGGCTGAAGGGCTGCCCGACCCGTTCGGTCACCCGCCGCGCATCCTATTGCTCTACGGCTCCCTCCGCGAACGCTCGTTCTCTCGGCTTGCCGTGGAGGAGGCCGCGCGCCTTCTGACGCTGTTCGGAGCCGAGACGCGCATCTTTGACCCATCCGACCTCCCGCTGCCAGACCAGGTCAAAGGCGACGACCACGCTGCGGTCCGGGAATTGCGCGAGCACGCGCTCTGGTCGGAAGGTCAGGTTTGGTGCAGCCCCGAACGCCACGGGCAGATCACCGGCGTGATGAAAGCGCAGATCGATCATCTGCCGCTGGAGATGGGCGGCATGCGCCCAACCCAGGGGCGCACGCTCGCGGTGATGCAGGTTTCGGGCGGCTCCCAGTCCTTCAATGCGGTCAACACGCTTCGCCTGCTCGGGCGCTGGATGCGGATGGTCACGATCCCCAATCAGTCGAGCGTCGCGATGGCCTACAAGGAATTCGATGAGGCGGGGCGGATGAAGCCGTCGTCCTACTACGACCGCATCGTCGACGTGATGGAGGAACTGGTCCGCTTCACCGTCCTTCTGCGGCCGCATGCAGAGATGCTGGTCGACCGCTACTCCGAACGGAAGCAGAAGCAGATCGTCATTGATCCGACGACGGATATGTCGGCTATCGCCATCGCTCACCAGCGTCGGCGGTCAGCCTGA